Within the bacterium genome, the region TATTCGAGCTGATTGTACACGATGCCCATGCCGACGATCAAAATGATCGAAATCGCGAATTGCAAGACGACCAGCACGCTACGAAAGCGCGAGCGCGCCGAACCGATTTTTTGTCCCTTCAAAACGGCGACCGGTTGAAAACGCGAGAGGAAAAAGGCGGGATAGCTGCCGGCGACGATACCGACAAAGAGCGTGACGCCGAGCAGACTTGTCAGGATGAAGAACGGGCCTTGCGAGCGCAGCGCCAGTTCTTTTCCGGCAAAAGCATTGAATTTGGGCAAGGCCATTTCGACCAGCACCACTGCCAGCAGCAGGGCGAGCAGCGCCATGACGACGGTTTCGCCGAGAAACTGTCGGATCAACTGCCGGCGGTCGGCGCCCATGACTTTGCGCAAGCCGACTTCCTTGGCGCGATTGGCGGAACGCGCCGTCGCCAGATTCATGAAGTTGATGCACGCGATCAACAACAGAAAGAAAGCGATTGCGGAAAAAATGTAGACATATACGATGTTGCCGTTGGCCTCGATCTCGGAATCGAGATGCGAAAACAGGTGGATGTCCGTCAGCCGCTGCAAGCGCAGCGTCGTTTGCGGGATGGCCTCTTTGCCGTCGGGATGGTGACGGCCAATGAAATCCGGAACGGCTTTTAGGAAATTTTCGACGTGATAGTTTTTTGGAAAGAGCAAGTACGTTGCGTAATTGTTGCTGCCCCAATTCTTGAACTCATCTTCGCCAAGAGCCCGCTCCAGCAGCTTCATCGAGCCGAGAAAGTCAAAATGGAAATGCGAGTTTGCCGGCATGTCCGGCATGATGCCGGTGACCTTTAAATCCGCCTGATTGTCAATATTGAGCACTCTTCCCAGCGGCTCCTCGTTGCCGAAATATTTCCGCGCCATTGCCGGCGTGAGCACGACGCCGTCGGGATCAGCCAGCGCATTGTGCGGATCGCCTTTGAGCAAAGGCAGCGTGAAAACTTCAAAAATGTTCGGATCGGAAAAATAAAAACGCTCTTCCTGAAAAACCTTGTCGCCGTGCCGCAGAAGAGGGCTGCCGCCGCTCTTGATCCGCACCATTTGCAGAATACCGGGAAAATCATTTTTGAGCAGCGGCCCGATGGGCGGCGCGACGTGCCCGAGGTGCAAGCTCGAAGAGCCGTCAGAATTGAACCACTCGCGCGTTACCCGGTAAATCTGATCGGCCCGCTCGTGATGCTGGTCGTAACTCAGCTCGTCATGCACGTGGAGCAAAATCAAAATACAGCTCGCCATGCCGACCGCCAACCCGAGAATGTTGATCAAAGAATAACCCTTGTGCCGCAAGAGATGGCGCAGCGCGATTGTCACGTAGTTTCTGAGCATGGCTCCTCGCAAAGCGTCTGGCGCATGGCGCATAGCGAAAATGCCTTGCGCAGCACGCCAAGAGTTCGCTGATTTTTAGCTTCTTTTGGAAGTTTGAAATCTTTCGACAAAGATGATCCGGATCTTCCGACAGGCTGTCGCGTGTTTCTTCATCAATCAGTTTTCTGTGAAAAAGGATAACCACGACATTGGCATTTTCGAATGCTGAGCGTCGAGCGTTATCGCGAAAACGGGCAAACTCTTCGTCCGAATCGCATCCTGAACCTTCGGCAATGTGTTCAATATGCTCATTCCGGCTCCGCGCACCTGCTCGGCAAAACGAGAGAGATGCTTTTGCTCCAGTGCGTCAGCAATGTCAGAAAGCATATCGCCGATTGCGATAGCCATTTGCCAAATCTCGAGGCCGTGAAATCTAAGTTTCGCCATAAACCCACATCTACGTTGTTTGAATGGTGATTCTTCTATCTGGCTGCGCGCGCGGCACTGTGCGCTTTGCTACTCATATCGCAGCGCCTCAACCGGATTCGCCAGCGCGGCTTTGAGGGCTTGTGCACTCACGGTAAGCAATGCGATCAACAGCACCAAACCGCCGGCGAATACAAATAGTTGCCAATCCATCGTCGTGCGATAGGCGAAATCCCGCAACCAGCGATTCATCGCATACCACGCAATCGGCCAGGCCACCAGATTCGCCAGGGCAATCAGCCGCAGGAATTCTTTTGAGAGCAGATTGAAGACATTGGCAGCCGAAGCGCCCAGCACTTTGCGGATGCCGATTTCCTTGGTGCGCGCCTCCGCTGCATAAGCGGCCAGCGCAAAAATGCCCAGACAGGCAATGATGATCGCGATCACCGCAAAAATCGCAAAAAGCTTCGACTCTTTTTGTTCCTGTTGATAAAGCTGAAAAAATGTTTCATCAAGAAAAGTGAACTCAACCGGATAGGCCGGCGAAATGGCTGCCCACTGCTTCTGCACGGCCGCCAGCGTCGCCTGAAGGTTCGTGGGATCGACTTTGAGCGCGAACACGTTGGCGAAGGGCCGCATCGAAATGAACAGCGGATCGATGGCTTCCTTCAAAGAGGAGAA harbors:
- a CDS encoding ABC transporter permease, which encodes MLRNYVTIALRHLLRHKGYSLINILGLAVGMASCILILLHVHDELSYDQHHERADQIYRVTREWFNSDGSSSLHLGHVAPPIGPLLKNDFPGILQMVRIKSGGSPLLRHGDKVFQEERFYFSDPNIFEVFTLPLLKGDPHNALADPDGVVLTPAMARKYFGNEEPLGRVLNIDNQADLKVTGIMPDMPANSHFHFDFLGSMKLLERALGEDEFKNWGSNNYATYLLFPKNYHVENFLKAVPDFIGRHHPDGKEAIPQTTLRLQRLTDIHLFSHLDSEIEANGNIVYVYIFSAIAFFLLLIACINFMNLATARSANRAKEVGLRKVMGADRRQLIRQFLGETVVMALLALLLAVVLVEMALPKFNAFAGKELALRSQGPFFILTSLLGVTLFVGIVAGSYPAFFLSRFQPVAVLKGQKIGSARSRFRSVLVVLQFAISIILIVGMGIVYNQLEYCRTKNLGLNKEHIVVLPVEQGREIVRRYPHLKNQLLQHPQIVSVAASKRVPSGRLLDSSGGSVPIGDKYEPLTFRIANVRVDHSFIDTYGIQMAAGRNFSVDFPTDSTAAFILNETAVRKIGWPSPEAAIGKPFQYGNRQGRIIGVVKDFNYESLQQPITPVVLLIAPQSFNSISVKIRAEQPADITATLEFLKQKWQEFRPNFPFQYSFIAERYEQLYQNEHRLGRIFGAFSLLAIFIACLGLFGLASYTAEQRTKEIGVRKVLGASLGNIVFLLSKEFARLVAVATLVSWPLAYFAMSRWLQEFAYRININHQSLTFLLAALLALAIALITVSFQSLKAALANPVEALRYE